One genomic segment of Dehalococcoidales bacterium includes these proteins:
- a CDS encoding bifunctional nuclease domain-containing protein, with protein MSDEWSLILKENGAERYLPIYMGPYQADIIRRELIPPKSGHSDLPLETLDAAAGIDVRFTRLESVVINRLEDNVFHAELMVVFQNSRQEVKCPLPQAVAIGIRTHAPIFVDDRVLEQAAFSTGV; from the coding sequence TTGAGTGATGAGTGGTCCCTGATTCTAAAAGAGAATGGGGCTGAACGCTATCTCCCTATCTACATGGGTCCATATCAGGCTGACATCATCCGAAGAGAGTTGATTCCTCCCAAGTCAGGACATTCTGACCTTCCCTTGGAAACCCTCGATGCAGCGGCTGGCATCGACGTTAGATTTACCCGACTGGAGTCAGTAGTAATCAATCGTCTCGAGGATAATGTGTTCCATGCCGAGTTGATGGTTGTCTTTCAGAATAGCCGCCAAGAGGTTAAGTGTCCGCTTCCTCAGGCGGTCGCTATTGGCATCAGGACACATGCACCCATCTTCGTTGACGACCGAGTGCTAGAGCAAGCTGCCTTTTCTACCGGCGTATGA